The Biomphalaria glabrata chromosome 1, xgBioGlab47.1, whole genome shotgun sequence sequence tgtgcctttttaaaaaattatttctgcgCTGATCATCCAGGACTTCTATCACAACTCCTgttagaaaaaattaccagcaatgttgaaaagttaatacttcaatctaaaacatactttgaacttgtttattgaaattaaaaggtACACAGTGCAAAAAATTATACCTGGATAGAATATTTCCCCATACTTGACAATCACACAGCTATTTACAATGTACTTTTGATGAGTGAAGAAAATTGTTTGggcctgaaaaaacaacaacatggggctgaaatacttaatttctaaaatgagtctaaaattatttagcaaggtatattattaaaaaacaacttatacaatacaggtaacataagattcaatgaaaatgtttaaaatgtttatatgtaaAAGCTCTTTACCTTTGAATTTGAGCATATGGGACTGACATCCAAAGAGTCTTCAAGATTTGACTGAGATTGCActactgaagaaaaagaaacaatttcatttagaaatcaattacgtaattttaaaatgaataatgtttttttctcagataattgtaaagtgctatttaaaaataaataaatacaagtacttaccattttgtttctgaagttTGAACACCTTCCAAGAGCCACATATTTCATCATGCAGGCACTGACTGCCATATGAATTTCTGTATGGATAGCAGAAACAGCTTCTATTTCTGTAAGCAATAGTGTTAGGTGTAATACCTCTCACTAGGTCATTAAAAGATCCTTCTTTATTTACTGGTCGCCACTTTGATACCTTTTGCAGTGTACCATCACTCTGAACATACTCATCCGTCATCTTTGACCACATACTATACTCCACTCTGCTAATTCATCtgtgcaattttttaaaggctCAATACTTGTTAATTAAATCCACACCACAGTTGCTACATGATCTTTCAATGCACTGCAGCTTATGAAAACAATTGGCATTAGTTCTTGGGCATAGAGTTAAGTCAAGTGATGAAGCTGGATTTATTAATGTCAGCTCTCTGTGTCCTTTTTTGATCAGAAATTTATTAATGCCctctatataaagaaaaatcttcAAACACAACTCACATAAGCAAGACTGCATCTTATGTAAAGTAGCTTTTGCATGAAACGTTTTCCTGTTTGAGCACTAACAGATGATTGAGAGGGATCAGTTCCCTCTactgtaaaaaatgaatattgtttcCAAGGCATTTTGTGCAATGCAATcacgtcattttttttcttgcaatttgTTCTGATTTGCACTTGGACATAAAACTTCTTGACCAAATGTTAGAAATGAGTAGCACAACCTCTGAGTTTGTTGTACTTACTAAGGATACTGCAGAGTACTTGTCTATGAGCACTAGacatctgacttttttttttgctggtggAGTGTAGTTAGGTTTTGAtactttctttaatgttgtttagAAGGATGAGCTTTCTTCTCTCAGGTAGGCGCAGAAAGCGTATGTCATGGAcagcttttactttttcttggGGAGCATATTTGTGTGAGACCATCAAAAACTGCAGCATATTTCTTGGGTGACCTAGGCAATTTCATCAAAGCCCTTGAAACAGCCATTCTTTTTGCCACTGGAGTCTGGAATCCAGTACCTAGTGATTCACCAACCTCTGCTGAGATGACATTAAGTGGACTATTAGCttgctgttttctttctttgcgtTTTCTGTTTATCCAAGCTTTTTCATGTGGGCTTAACTAGGCCCTGTATGCAGCTTTTCTCaacctttccttttctctctgctCTAAAACAGCAACACGTGTTAGAGACTCAGGCTTTGATGCTTGTAAATTTAGAGTCTTTCTTGGCTTGTAGACGCCTTGAAACTCTAACAGATACTCCATTACtgaaatctgtaatttataaaaaatgtataagtatctaaataaatagatctattatatataatataggcctactaataaatttcataaacatataatatattatatattggtgcattatttaaatctagtctagtaatgCCCATAATTGCTTGATAGGGATAGACTCAATCAATAGTATAGGACTAGTACtgttaattatattaacttaagtTATAATCATTCAGTGGTAGACTGAAAGAACTGAATATAATATAATTGAATATActgtataaacaatacaatggaAATTAAGTGCAGGTTAAACCAAACTTTGTTTTAGATACtatctacattttaatatagaataggtctataatatagatctagtctctagatatttttctagatactggtcaatttaaagaaaaatatattattaaatctaaaattagattctaaatctagtcataaatgatctagtctagagtcactagtctagattcataaaagatctaatgatttctaatctaataatctagtttagatctaaatctagatagtgaattagatctagactgactagactgtcactagactattctactctactctaggtctagatcaagactcaagagtaaatctagctataatataatgaattacataattagatctagatctagagtaaatctagataatgaattacataattagatctagatctagagttaatctagagtaaatctagatttaggtctagatttctagatctagagttaagctctttaaagttttaaagacaAGTGTCCGAGATGCGCCTCAAACGAAAGATCTAATAGTTCTAAATCTTATTTACAGTAAtaagtaaattttaattatttaatatttcttaaacagtaccgctttatttcttttagatgtagctaatattatctgacactgtaaaatctttaacaaaCTATCACTAAAATCTATTTGGACTTAACAGACGCAAACTAGGAcaccatttgtaaacaaacgGAGTAGTGTCCACTGAAACGCCCCAAACgatgtaaagtaaaattacaaaaaatataaaataaaagatgtcaaaaaatgttcatttaaaatgattaattatgaaaatagtttattacatatattaaaatcatttaatcttAATTAAAACTTCCATGAATACAGAAAACGTAACAAATCCTGAACTCGCATTAGACGCTACATGTGACGCCATAATTTAAGCATGGAAAACACCAGCACGGGGTCCCAAGGAGCGCCTCAACGCCTAATCCAATttacttctcaaaataaaaacaaattaattattttaaatcgcTACACACGTCTACTATTACatcaacataattgttttagaaatataaactttttgtttagtaacaggctttaaaattgattaactttACGATTTAAGACTAAATTGTGTTCAAGACGCTTCACGTGACGTCATGATTGAATGGTTAAATTTAGTAACCTCGTAATAAAAAAAGCACTTCGATTTGGATATTGCAATCAAACTTATTTGTAATAAGCTTAAATTTCAGtagaataatgaaatatctACGTACCTGATGGGTTGTTGATTCACAAAAGATcacaaaaaacagattaaatgagGTTTTTGTGCAAGATTGCCGGCGATTGATCGTGTCGACGCTTGAGGCGCATCAATGGTTTATTGTGGGACACGCTATTGTTTACGTACTCCTGTTAATTACTACGCCAGTATTTCCAGCGGAAACGGCACTTCTTTTGTTCTACACAATACCTGTGATGCTCAAAAGAACTCTCATTCATAAAAAGTAGTGTTGTGGGAAAAATAATCCCATTCTTAACACACGCAGCACAGGCGCTTCATCTGGGACACCTCGACCTATTTTAAGCTCGTTATGCATGTTTAGAaagcttttaacaaaaaaaatactttaaaagaaatctttaatgcttgttgtaacagaaatgcaatgttgagcatattatttatttcttgtttacaatTCATAGAGGATTGTAATTCCGTATAAAGTGGGACACATCGCGATGCGCCTCAAACGCCTTTTTGTGGCCGtgtttaatcaatattttaataaccttgagaaaaactaaataatgacattgaaatatgaGGATCTTGTTAACATATTCCAACAAAGATGGAAGTTTTATGCCCCTTGGTTTTAGTACGATATTAATTCAATCATACCATGGTGTTCCGTGTTACATCAAAAGCTGCCATTTTGGGTAgtaatttcacacattttttacaatttcaatattTCCCTAGCACCTTATGagctcaaaatatcaaaatttatagattaaccATTTCTTAATGCAATGTAATGCAAATTGTCACATTTGAATAACAATCTTATGAAATACGGACTTTTTAGTGAACCAACACCTAGTTgtaaccagtactggagaaacactcatataaGTGTGATAAATGTCGATTCATTTAATCCCTTGGTCATTTTATTCCCTATTAAATATTATTGGCAAAGAAAGTAAGTAATAGCTCTGTTAAGGCTTGACTTTAACGCACTTATTTAAAATCTTATATAATCTAAAATATGTCTTTGCATgaattatatataaaagatataaatatgattttaaCTGATATTTTTTACCTATCCAAAAAGTGTGTTTCCCCTATCCTTTACAACAGAAAATTAAGAGCTTACAGGAGATCTACAATACATGATGACTATGAAAGactagaactaaaaaaaaaaaaatagaatgaagTTTGAAAGTTTCCAGCATGGAAAAacttatttccttttttattaACAATGCTGAGCAACCTATTTAATTGTTCTATGAATGGTGGTTTGCAAAGCCCTGCAAAAAGAAACATTGATGAAATAAATAggatttgaaaaataaatttgtcagtTGTACACGTAGGCTACCAAAATTTTGATTttcgtcttttttttaaacccttttttttgtgtgctaatCAAAGGCCAAAAACTTTCACTGAGGGTGTCAATTTAAACAAAccttcaaaaaaatataatgctGGTGTTTTGTGATTATTTTGTTGTAGTATTTTTTGATGCAGTGACACTAGTGACTAAAACTCTGGTATGACTAGCCTACTTTAATAGAATTCACAGAACACAAAtctaaattaaaagtaaattagAAGTATATtgcatataatttaattacacAAACTTGAagtgtatattaaaaaaaaaagaacatagaTTTCTTTGGATAATATGTTATGAAAGAAATAAGTTGAATTCTTTAATCCACTGTGAAAGTATTGcaactttataattttttttttcaaataataatgtttagaaCATTGAGCAACTTCCATTGTCATTAGAGAAGTGTAATTAAGATACCAGTATTGACAGTCCTCCCCCTTACTTCACACTTTTTGccgaaaccattttttttttcatcctctAAAAGAACAGCCAGAATtacatgacacgtaggacgtaatcatcttcttttttgaagtaacgtccgtattatataacataagataagaattaTAACAACCCCTCATTCAACCACATACTTATTGAAGTGTGAATTTCAGTTTCCCTTAAGAATTAAAGATTGTTGTTCTGTTCCTATGTGGAAcaattaaaaatcaatttaggTCTTCCTTCTTACACACAGACTTTGCTTTGACCTGTGAATTTTAGCTGATAAGAatacaatatctttttttttgtttcctcccATGAAACAGGCAGATAAGGGGCAGACTTATCCACAATTTAGTCATCCCCATTATTTGCACTCTCAcagatatttctttggttggtCATCAGTGCAAGATCTGTTTTCTAGATTCAGCCTTTATCTATAGATATAATTGATACACCATTACTTAATTTGCCCATCAGTTGTAgcccaaatatttaaaaaatatccacCATTCCAATAAGAATGTTTTACATGTGCATTCtaaacaaattctttttttaagatttatatatatttaaacacaCACATGTTCAAACAGctatttcatgaaaaaaaaggaaataacagtttgtatttataaagtgttattttttttttgtttacctagaaataaaaaaaaaaaaaaaaaacgaaagtagacatttactttaataattttttccttATTAGAATAATTACTAGCTTTCCTGAGAATATGAACAAATGAACACATCATTATAATGCCATGAATAAACATTTGGATTTAGCCTTTAAAACTATACAACAACActaatttatttatgtttttgtttttttttacaatatttttaccCCAATGTGGGACACctgacacctttttttttttatttattaatcaaATTACTCCAAACTTTATATGTATACTCCCTATGAatagccattaaaaaaaatgtggttaaaaatgttttcttataatGGTTGTCATGGCAACGGCCGCCATATTGGATTATTGTTTATCGTTTTTAAATCGCTAAGgctttaaaactatttaaactATTGCCAAACAAAAATATACGATGTGTAGACCAATCATTCCAGAACATTTTctataaattagtttttaaataaaataaaaaactttttttttatataaatttttttctaaccttgctaaagaaaaacattttttttttcatttttgtaatattttatttcaataaaaacaaaatattaattgaaaCTTAGAAAATGTTGTATAGAAGTTGTTGTACATGGTACAAATAATAAGCTGGACAAGTTTGATTGATTTCTATGCATAATTAGTGATggagtagtaaaaaaaagtgaataaaaatagtattttgagaaaatcgaaaaaaaactaaacaaaattggAAAAGAGACAGCTGTATATaccttataaaaaaattattaaaaaataagtaattatttgccaaacatgaaaatgatatttttatgtCCAGAAATGGTTGGGCTATTTAAATTAGGTTAAAACTGAAAATCGAAATTTTGGACCTTTTTACCTAAATTTAGTGTCCCACATAGCCTTAATCTTTGTGCcttttcaatttttctttacAGAAACTTTTTGGAAAACATATTTAAAGCTGTCTCAGTATTATGGAATCTCAGAACAAACCAAATGATCCTTCAGTGTCAACTGAGACTTCAAAGCAGTCACTAACAAAAGATCATGCACATTCTaatgcaaattcatcaacagcCAAAAATACAGTAACAAAATCTCCAGCCACAGGTTGGGCTAGCATGCCTTCAACTCCTGTATTCCGTGCTGTTAATTTTGAACTCTATGTAAAACCA is a genomic window containing:
- the LOC129922526 gene encoding uncharacterized protein LOC129922526 isoform X2, with amino-acid sequence MWSKMTDEYVQSDGTLQKVSKWRPVNKEGSFNDLVRGITPNTIAYRNRSCFCYPYRNSYGSQCLHDEICGSWKVFKLQKQNVVQSQSNLEDSLDVSPICSNSKAQTIFFTHQKYIVNSCVIVKYGEIFYPGVVIEVLDDQRRNNFLKRHRN
- the LOC129922526 gene encoding uncharacterized protein LOC129922526 isoform X1, giving the protein MWSKMTDEYVQSDGTLQKVSKWRPVNKEGSFNDLVRGITPNTIAYRNRSCFCYPYRNSYGSQCLHDEICGSWKVFKLQKQNVVQSQSNLEDSLDVSPICSNSKAQTIFFTHQKYIVNSCVIVKYGEIFYPGIIFCTVYLLISINKFKVCFRLKY
- the LOC106074859 gene encoding small integral membrane protein 8-like — translated: MESQNKPNDPSVSTETSKQSLTKDHAHSNANSSTAKNTVTKSPATGWASMPSTPVFRAVNFELYVKPNTVTMICGVLAFSTCVGYIAYMNLKDDSKKETYVTLDLDGKTTVRPKTSRWD